A window of the Haloquadratum walsbyi C23 genome harbors these coding sequences:
- a CDS encoding DUF7854 family protein: MDRISALRNIEESLRAFETGDSDLAAVEQRVIGVLRTYAAELDSTSSELCAYEASGTERVAGLIVVAPSKSKAHDRIATLLHIDPSELSDQINITPI; the protein is encoded by the coding sequence ATGGACCGGATTTCAGCGCTGAGGAATATTGAGGAGTCGTTACGTGCTTTCGAGACAGGTGATTCAGATCTCGCAGCGGTTGAACAGCGAGTTATTGGTGTGCTTCGAACGTATGCCGCAGAACTTGATTCAACCTCATCAGAATTATGTGCATACGAGGCAAGCGGGACTGAGCGGGTTGCAGGTCTCATTGTTGTTGCACCGAGTAAATCAAAAGCACATGATCGGATTGCCACACTGTTACATATCGACCCATCCGAGCTCAGTGATCAAATCAACATCACTCCCATTTGA
- a CDS encoding PGF-CTERM sorting domain-containing protein: protein MVSTTNQILVLTFACVVCIAGATFVASAAEPTVDIEVNNEQFTDGTEIDVGSDPTVDISVTAETQINLIELYVDGIAQRTFDPNGTSFEEEFQLTLDNGEHDIQIVAGANETTTIDGVITKDSGAPFIEYTEPFSTPDKSTPPDVTTVTEGQLTLSGDLFDDSGVQSIEIERRFEYRYANSRETSRANYEIDDPGDSFQQEILLGNGENEITAKYIDEMGNQRRHDFSLVVDDRRAPQIDVNAPAQVTEPSATISATVTDNVKLQSVTITAPSIGNKQVVSSRSPEPNADRLQVNINENIDLSEGRNEVDIEATDVNGNSVSEELTVEYVRIIEPTIEIDAENTTVEGDSVSVQGRIFRGEVTRASIQTRSDSKNGTEIVDIGGVYTQDSVAETVTIDQTLTLDTNETVTEIRVLATDSEGTQHEHSVWINAKTGTIGDSPSAVDGSLPSDTTPMSTTGPSEETNIDGDSDTNGDTTDDNDETNVETDENTLAQDETTTSVATTAVESTSSSQSSPGFGVIIAIIAISLAFIGITHRR from the coding sequence ATGGTATCAACTACAAATCAAATACTTGTACTCACATTCGCATGTGTTGTTTGTATTGCAGGAGCAACTTTTGTTGCGAGCGCTGCTGAACCGACGGTCGATATTGAGGTGAATAACGAGCAATTCACCGATGGGACAGAGATTGATGTCGGTTCAGACCCGACTGTCGATATCAGTGTCACCGCTGAAACACAAATTAATCTCATTGAACTGTATGTAGATGGAATTGCTCAACGGACATTCGACCCGAACGGTACCTCATTTGAAGAGGAATTTCAATTGACACTTGATAACGGTGAACACGACATTCAAATAGTGGCTGGCGCGAACGAAACAACAACAATTGATGGTGTAATCACCAAAGACAGCGGTGCGCCATTCATCGAGTACACAGAGCCATTCAGCACACCCGACAAGAGTACACCACCAGATGTCACAACGGTCACTGAGGGGCAGTTGACTCTTTCTGGGGATCTCTTCGATGATAGCGGTGTTCAATCAATCGAAATTGAGCGACGATTTGAATATAGATATGCGAATTCACGAGAGACGAGTCGAGCAAATTACGAAATTGACGACCCTGGTGACTCATTCCAACAGGAAATTCTTCTTGGAAATGGAGAGAATGAAATCACCGCAAAGTATATTGATGAGATGGGGAATCAACGTCGCCATGATTTTTCTTTAGTTGTTGATGATCGAAGGGCTCCGCAAATCGATGTTAACGCTCCTGCACAAGTCACCGAACCATCAGCAACCATCAGTGCGACTGTAACAGATAATGTGAAACTCCAATCGGTTACAATAACAGCCCCAAGCATCGGGAATAAACAGGTCGTCTCAAGCAGAAGTCCAGAGCCAAACGCGGACCGATTGCAAGTGAATATTAACGAGAATATTGACCTCAGCGAGGGAAGAAATGAAGTTGATATCGAAGCAACAGACGTGAACGGCAATAGCGTGTCAGAGGAACTAACCGTCGAATATGTCCGTATTATTGAACCAACAATTGAGATTGACGCTGAGAACACGACAGTTGAGGGCGATTCCGTTTCTGTGCAAGGGCGAATATTCCGCGGCGAGGTTACGCGTGCCTCAATCCAGACACGAAGCGACTCGAAGAACGGTACTGAAATTGTTGATATCGGCGGTGTATATACTCAGGATTCAGTTGCAGAGACAGTAACAATCGATCAAACGCTTACACTGGATACAAACGAAACAGTAACTGAAATCCGCGTTCTTGCGACCGACTCAGAGGGAACACAACATGAACACTCAGTGTGGATTAATGCGAAAACAGGTACAATTGGTGACTCTCCATCTGCCGTAGACGGGTCATTGCCTTCTGATACGACTCCAATGTCGACCACAGGACCGTCTGAGGAAACAAATATCGATGGTGATTCTGACACCAATGGAGACACGACAGATGATAATGATGAAACAAACGTCGAAACAGATGAAAACACATTGGCACAAGATGAGACGACGACATCTGTTGCGACAACAGCAGTTGAATCAACCTCAAGTTCACAATCATCGCCAGGATTCGGCGTTATTATCGCCATTATAGCCATATCACTCGCGTTCATTGGCATTACCCACCGACGATGA
- a CDS encoding transcription initiation factor IIB: protein MSDAPVIKTEAKRKSTADISLTTDTPVSCPECGGHPENTGEETICGDCGLVLSEYRIDHGPEWRSFADDTTNPKRTGAPLTRSRHDRGLSTEIGRSIRLTGRKRRQFARLRRQHNRARISTKRERNQVYAFTEIRRLTGALSLPKQIRDDACSLFRSAQSEDLLRGRSLEGFAAACVYAACRVAGVARTIEEITDIAKATSAEQRAAYTALNRELGLPIGPIDPAQYLPRFASELELPSDIERRACEYISMITAQGIGAGRNPSGVAAACLYTAARDIGFELTQQTAADIADVTPVTLRATYHDLREVTLPATE, encoded by the coding sequence ATGAGTGACGCACCCGTTATCAAGACCGAAGCAAAGCGTAAATCTACTGCTGATATTTCTCTCACAACAGATACACCGGTATCGTGTCCTGAGTGTGGCGGACATCCTGAAAATACGGGCGAGGAGACTATTTGTGGAGACTGTGGGTTGGTATTATCAGAATATCGTATTGACCATGGACCTGAATGGCGGTCCTTCGCGGACGACACAACAAATCCAAAGCGAACTGGCGCACCGCTGACCCGGTCCCGACATGATCGTGGGCTCTCAACTGAAATTGGTCGCTCAATTCGTCTTACTGGGCGTAAACGACGGCAGTTTGCTCGCCTCCGTCGTCAACATAATCGCGCTCGTATCTCAACAAAACGTGAGCGTAACCAGGTATATGCATTTACTGAGATTCGACGACTCACAGGCGCGCTTTCACTCCCGAAGCAGATTCGAGATGATGCATGTTCGCTGTTTCGATCTGCACAATCAGAGGACTTACTTAGAGGTCGTTCGCTTGAGGGCTTCGCTGCTGCTTGTGTGTATGCTGCCTGTCGAGTTGCCGGGGTTGCTCGGACAATCGAAGAGATCACTGACATTGCAAAAGCGACATCTGCCGAACAACGTGCTGCGTACACCGCACTCAATCGTGAACTTGGACTTCCAATTGGACCGATTGATCCGGCACAGTATCTCCCCCGGTTTGCCTCTGAATTAGAACTTCCATCCGATATTGAGCGCCGCGCTTGTGAATACATCTCAATGATAACAGCACAAGGGATTGGTGCTGGGCGAAATCCAAGTGGTGTTGCCGCTGCTTGTCTATATACTGCTGCTCGTGACATTGGGTTTGAACTAACACAGCAGACAGCAGCAGATATTGCGGATGTCACACCGGTCACACTACGTGCGACATATCATGATCTCCGTGAGGTGACGCTGCCGGCAACAGAATAA
- a CDS encoding type 1 glutamine amidotransferase, with the protein MAMGIDRPRLALLNASHNDEHTRRNFRRELDATLVEYDVTANERPADFDFDGIVITGSRSSVYWDRDWIQPLIDYTAAVDDRNIPILGVCYGHQVLAAALGGHVESMDEYELGYREVTQTQSDTLFEDIPETFTVFTSHSDRVTELPPETIKLAENDYGIHAFRRGHAWGVQFHPEYDRKTARSITTNKDLPTAQIDAVLDEITTENYTAACKVKQLFENFTAYVRTVQSGCRSETNTETEAYYQ; encoded by the coding sequence ATGGCTATGGGGATCGACCGCCCTCGACTTGCGTTGCTGAACGCATCACACAATGATGAGCACACGCGACGCAACTTCCGACGTGAACTTGATGCGACACTTGTCGAATATGATGTCACGGCGAATGAACGTCCTGCAGACTTTGATTTTGACGGGATTGTTATCACTGGTTCACGGTCGTCAGTTTATTGGGACCGCGATTGGATTCAACCATTGATCGACTACACCGCTGCCGTTGATGACCGCAATATCCCAATTCTTGGTGTTTGCTATGGACATCAAGTCCTTGCTGCGGCGCTTGGTGGACATGTTGAATCAATGGATGAATATGAACTTGGATATCGCGAGGTCACACAAACACAATCAGATACATTGTTTGAGGATATTCCAGAGACATTCACTGTTTTCACGAGTCACTCAGACAGAGTCACCGAATTACCCCCGGAGACAATCAAACTCGCTGAAAATGATTATGGCATTCATGCCTTTCGTCGTGGGCACGCATGGGGCGTTCAGTTTCACCCAGAGTACGATCGCAAGACAGCACGATCAATTACAACAAACAAAGACCTCCCAACAGCTCAGATTGACGCCGTTCTTGATGAGATCACTACTGAAAATTACACAGCAGCCTGCAAAGTAAAACAACTATTTGAAAACTTCACCGCGTACGTTAGGACAGTACAGTCCGGTTGTCGCTCTGAGACAAATACAGAAACCGAAGCATATTACCAGTGA
- a CDS encoding DUF7855 family protein codes for MLLIVTYSSHARQTLRNACRSHEESVVRRFGRAALLTETEYSAFLACRLRIRHGADVQVERTTPFNEFLDLPEEIRTAATAYEHRETPNTPYDKFVVGTDHPTSESMRTREL; via the coding sequence ATGCTACTGATTGTGACTTACAGTTCTCACGCACGACAAACGCTTCGAAACGCATGTCGATCACATGAAGAGAGTGTTGTTCGCCGATTTGGTCGAGCCGCGCTTCTCACAGAAACAGAGTACAGTGCATTTCTTGCCTGTCGATTGCGTATTCGCCATGGTGCGGATGTCCAAGTCGAACGGACAACACCATTTAATGAGTTTCTTGACCTTCCCGAAGAAATTCGGACAGCTGCAACAGCATATGAACACAGAGAGACACCGAACACACCGTATGATAAGTTTGTGGTAGGGACTGATCACCCAACCTCTGAGTCGATGCGCACCCGCGAATTATGA
- a CDS encoding DUF7856 family protein: MTNDDTDHYIGNPQSASAVPPPPIVEFPGGKQVQGHVIDFCRSPTEPDSDDSTSIYDSEKRRETIQYRSHSDSERWYCSHQVHTDISPIELNQTVCAGAPTSSERLSIYSPPPTSVREYIGILSPDPDIKRRDALITIGRLCGVKTPYDSSLKTVQSAIDQLEISSVPDITTARRRVADAGADVERLRERVAMLRGQMAVYRETDVTTDITNAEIALKNAIRTLSEASTEEIAATQRLTQLIDIARTARDCKEKRLSLIDRRQNLKRHIRAEIFDVMKAEFDRVRQVPWIAERIDGNNNYTTALADAIAILSLAPLRAPLIVAESVATAFDGISALAIRINATIIVSTTNR, translated from the coding sequence ATGACTAATGACGATACTGATCATTATATTGGTAATCCTCAGTCAGCGTCTGCTGTTCCGCCACCACCAATCGTTGAATTTCCTGGTGGAAAACAGGTGCAGGGACACGTAATTGACTTCTGCCGTTCACCAACTGAACCGGACTCTGATGATAGCACTAGTATTTATGATTCTGAAAAACGTCGAGAAACTATCCAATATCGGTCTCACTCGGACTCCGAACGATGGTACTGTTCACATCAGGTACATACGGATATCTCACCTATCGAACTTAATCAAACCGTGTGTGCAGGGGCACCAACATCATCGGAGAGGTTATCTATCTATTCACCACCGCCAACATCGGTACGTGAATACATCGGTATACTAAGCCCTGATCCAGATATCAAGCGCCGAGATGCACTTATTACCATTGGGCGGCTTTGCGGGGTCAAAACACCGTATGATAGTTCGCTTAAGACTGTACAATCAGCTATCGACCAACTAGAGATATCATCGGTGCCTGACATTACGACCGCCCGAAGGCGTGTTGCTGATGCTGGGGCGGATGTTGAGCGATTACGTGAACGTGTTGCTATGCTTCGTGGTCAAATGGCTGTATATCGTGAGACCGATGTGACTACCGACATCACTAACGCGGAGATTGCACTCAAGAACGCAATTCGGACACTCTCTGAAGCCTCGACAGAGGAGATTGCTGCGACTCAGCGACTTACGCAATTAATCGATATTGCCCGCACTGCCCGTGATTGCAAAGAGAAGCGCCTATCACTTATTGACCGTCGTCAAAATTTGAAACGTCATATCCGGGCAGAAATTTTCGATGTAATGAAGGCTGAATTTGATCGTGTTCGCCAGGTGCCGTGGATTGCTGAGCGTATCGATGGAAATAACAATTATACAACCGCACTTGCTGACGCAATTGCAATCCTTTCGCTTGCTCCACTTCGTGCGCCGCTAATCGTTGCTGAAAGCGTCGCAACTGCGTTTGACGGTATATCAGCGCTTGCGATTCGGATTAATGCAACAATAATTGTTAGCACTACCAACAGGTGA
- a CDS encoding P-loop NTPase, with protein MILAVTGGKGGIGKSTLAVELAAALDAVVVDADLGMADIPCPDSNIKSPNLHDVLAGRADPIAAVRTVRQKQAQEYNTHPRTIRILPCGRSLTGARAADITALESVLQRVEHAYGDIVVDCPAGLRADAGVPLAVAETCVIIASPRAYALGDAVRVRALAREVNTGVISVIINRADDSSPTDAIAETLGAPTVGVPVDPRIKQTLETLHPLIQRVPTAPASRAVQRVVSKIKRVDI; from the coding sequence ATGATTCTCGCTGTCACCGGTGGAAAAGGAGGGATAGGGAAATCAACACTTGCTGTTGAACTTGCGGCGGCGCTCGATGCGGTCGTTGTCGACGCTGACTTAGGGATGGCTGATATTCCATGTCCCGATTCAAATATCAAGTCCCCAAATCTCCATGATGTGTTGGCTGGACGGGCTGACCCGATTGCGGCTGTTCGAACAGTCAGACAAAAACAAGCACAAGAATATAACACACATCCTCGTACGATTCGCATTCTTCCGTGTGGTCGATCACTCACCGGTGCACGGGCAGCGGATATCACCGCTCTTGAATCAGTACTTCAGCGTGTGGAGCATGCATATGGAGACATCGTTGTCGACTGCCCAGCGGGTCTTCGGGCTGATGCTGGTGTTCCACTCGCAGTCGCAGAGACATGTGTTATTATTGCATCACCTCGTGCGTATGCACTTGGAGACGCTGTCCGTGTCCGAGCACTTGCACGTGAGGTTAATACTGGAGTTATCAGTGTAATAATCAATCGAGCTGATGATAGTTCACCGACAGACGCTATTGCTGAAACGCTTGGTGCACCCACAGTGGGGGTCCCTGTTGATCCTCGAATCAAGCAGACGCTTGAGACGCTTCATCCACTCATCCAACGAGTTCCAACAGCACCTGCATCACGCGCTGTCCAGCGTGTTGTAAGCAAAATAAAACGTGTTGATATATAA
- a CDS encoding alpha/beta fold hydrolase, which produces MPYASNDDVQLYYEMDGDAEQAVVFLGDLGYGAWQWGWQYPAVAGQYTTVVMDLRGTGKSDSPAGPYTISTFVDDLISVLSDTEITSTHLVGAGLGGMVGLAATRMHARVTSLTTIGTAPAATARKRNVDSNLEMLWASPSDREALAESVETAVSSSFYDRHPDVVDRIVEWRVDEDASRPAWESQLAAIREFDVADLLYEITVPTLVVHGMSDAVWSPTAGEQLASELPRGEWAPVENAGHLVHIEASKIVNDILIGFLNEH; this is translated from the coding sequence ATGCCATATGCCTCAAATGACGATGTTCAGTTGTATTATGAAATGGATGGCGATGCTGAGCAAGCAGTTGTTTTTCTCGGCGATCTTGGATATGGTGCTTGGCAATGGGGATGGCAATATCCTGCCGTGGCTGGACAGTATACAACAGTTGTTATGGATCTTCGCGGAACCGGAAAGTCGGATTCACCGGCAGGACCATACACTATCTCAACATTTGTTGATGACTTGATATCAGTTCTGAGTGATACAGAGATCACTTCAACACATCTTGTTGGTGCAGGACTTGGTGGGATGGTTGGACTGGCAGCTACTCGTATGCATGCACGGGTCACATCGCTCACGACGATTGGAACGGCGCCTGCTGCAACAGCGCGCAAACGCAATGTGGATTCTAATCTTGAGATGTTATGGGCTTCACCATCGGACCGAGAGGCACTCGCTGAATCAGTTGAAACCGCAGTCTCATCGTCATTTTATGATAGACACCCGGATGTCGTCGACCGAATTGTTGAATGGCGTGTTGATGAAGACGCATCGCGACCAGCATGGGAGTCTCAACTCGCTGCTATCCGTGAGTTTGATGTTGCTGATTTATTATATGAAATAACGGTCCCAACGCTTGTTGTTCACGGCATGTCTGATGCCGTCTGGTCACCCACAGCGGGAGAGCAACTTGCATCGGAACTGCCGCGGGGTGAGTGGGCTCCAGTCGAAAATGCCGGTCATCTCGTCCATATTGAGGCATCTAAGATTGTCAATGACATCCTGATTGGGTTCTTGAATGAGCATTAG
- a CDS encoding DUF7857 domain-containing protein: MQTSVSTHRAANVILVAVTVYNNTSVDCRVRVQNRLNGPVLPPRQAGIPASGWDAAGYNGHVPAGKRMTIGYACPSDDNDDDDTVPSIDETVSVEAHADSIIDNTSINTSISSPTDAVIRTLGRSRPPIDTIPDSNPISRSSSDSPTDNMAETPGTDRHITSAISASKNKQTSLPPCVDTWLTTIEGRFDQSMGSDQSVSNRTRQTRINMMNTTHAPRASSKPNKQLTEAEYEALEEINTRVDHIITASPHVADQPISALRQIATRTIDTSSSSGTSDMQHMEASVADDSKVTCQSRSDSEKHTNINSAPDRTQSADGSL, translated from the coding sequence GTGCAAACTAGTGTGTCAACACATCGTGCTGCTAACGTCATTCTTGTTGCCGTCACAGTATACAATAACACGAGTGTTGATTGTCGGGTTCGTGTTCAAAATAGACTTAATGGACCTGTACTCCCCCCTCGGCAGGCGGGGATTCCAGCGTCGGGATGGGACGCTGCAGGATATAATGGTCATGTTCCCGCTGGGAAGCGAATGACGATTGGGTATGCATGCCCGAGTGATGATAATGATGATGATGATACAGTACCCTCAATTGATGAGACTGTCTCCGTTGAAGCACATGCAGACAGTATAATAGACAACACATCAATAAATACGAGTATATCCTCACCAACAGACGCTGTTATTCGAACACTTGGACGCTCCCGCCCACCTATTGATACAATCCCAGACTCAAACCCTATATCTCGATCTTCTTCTGATTCGCCGACTGATAATATGGCAGAAACACCCGGGACAGATCGTCATATTACGTCCGCGATTTCAGCGTCCAAGAACAAACAAACTTCGTTACCACCCTGCGTTGATACATGGCTCACTACTATTGAGGGTCGATTTGATCAGTCAATGGGTAGTGATCAATCAGTAAGTAATCGGACCCGACAAACAAGAATTAATATGATGAATACAACACACGCTCCCCGTGCGTCATCGAAACCAAACAAGCAATTAACCGAAGCAGAATATGAAGCACTCGAAGAGATTAACACACGGGTTGATCACATTATTACCGCCTCACCGCATGTCGCGGATCAGCCAATCAGTGCACTCCGTCAGATTGCAACACGCACTATCGACACTTCTTCATCTTCAGGCACTTCTGACATGCAGCACATGGAGGCATCTGTGGCTGATGACTCCAAAGTGACCTGTCAGTCTAGATCCGACAGTGAAAAACACACAAATATCAATTCCGCTCCTGATCGAACACAATCAGCTGACGGGTCATTATAA
- a CDS encoding 4Fe-4S dicluster domain-containing protein, which yields MGIDPNFDRNREVVDEENGVEVWGPTEPPEQLGIHGTHVAVDYDICIADGACLDSCPVDVFTWVETPGHPQSDRKVEPSHEAQCIDCMLCVDICPVDAIDVDGSRT from the coding sequence ATGGGTATCGATCCGAACTTCGACCGGAATCGAGAAGTTGTTGATGAGGAAAACGGAGTTGAGGTATGGGGTCCAACTGAACCACCAGAACAACTTGGGATTCACGGAACGCACGTCGCAGTTGATTATGATATCTGTATTGCAGACGGTGCATGTTTAGATAGTTGCCCGGTTGATGTCTTTACCTGGGTTGAGACACCAGGACACCCACAATCAGATCGAAAAGTCGAGCCATCGCATGAAGCACAATGTATCGACTGTATGTTATGCGTCGATATCTGTCCGGTTGATGCAATCGATGTTGATGGATCACGAACCTGA
- a CDS encoding energy-coupling factor ABC transporter ATP-binding protein, whose amino-acid sequence MIETIALQHSYDETTVIDRISLTIDDGEWVVIIGANGSGKTTLVRHFNGLCTPDSGSVMINGTPVSTNLLAARTAVGMVFQTPRDQFVAATVEADVAFGPENLGLSHADIETRVNDALATVGLSECRHARTSELSGGERARVAIAGVLAMRPDHIVLDEPFAGLDLSARASIQDRLRTLAANGTGLITVTHDLEAVINDVDRIIVIQEGQIAYEGSPTSACQWLSTHSVDIVSPSILS is encoded by the coding sequence ATGATTGAAACAATCGCACTCCAACACTCATATGATGAAACAACTGTCATCGATAGAATTTCGCTTACGATTGATGATGGTGAATGGGTTGTGATTATCGGTGCAAATGGGTCAGGAAAGACAACGCTGGTTAGACATTTCAATGGACTGTGCACTCCTGATTCAGGCTCGGTTATGATAAATGGAACACCCGTTTCAACCAATCTCCTTGCTGCTCGAACCGCAGTTGGAATGGTGTTTCAAACACCACGCGATCAGTTTGTCGCTGCAACCGTTGAAGCTGATGTTGCTTTCGGTCCAGAAAATCTTGGTCTGTCTCATGCAGATATTGAAACACGCGTCAATGACGCACTCGCTACTGTTGGTCTGTCAGAATGTCGCCATGCTCGGACATCAGAACTCTCAGGCGGTGAACGTGCCCGCGTTGCGATTGCAGGTGTTCTTGCAATGAGACCCGATCACATTGTGCTTGATGAACCATTTGCAGGACTTGATCTCTCTGCTCGCGCATCGATTCAGGATCGCCTCCGCACACTTGCAGCTAATGGAACGGGTCTGATCACGGTTACACATGATCTTGAAGCCGTCATCAACGACGTAGACCGTATCATAGTGATTCAAGAAGGACAAATTGCATATGAAGGCTCACCGACTTCAGCTTGCCAATGGCTTTCAACACATAGTGTCGATATTGTTTCCCCTTCTATATTATCATAG
- a CDS encoding histidine phosphatase family protein, which translates to MTLRQVYSLPFLRTIETASEICAEISKSVAVEPVLGGHRNLSGLMLSQRQLILTISHYNLRGVTQSHDPEIFPPYPESPAEVMNRIGKKTRQLTKSMSDTIVLVGHGVISSVVDGLIGTTAGANAPLCGITRIDREQNNGLESTVIVEKGNNWQLRCSGDTTHLDA; encoded by the coding sequence GTGACCCTGAGGCAGGTTTACAGCTTGCCATTTCTTCGTACTATTGAGACAGCTAGTGAAATTTGTGCAGAAATCTCAAAGTCGGTTGCGGTTGAGCCTGTGCTTGGTGGGCACAGAAACCTGAGTGGTTTGATGCTGAGCCAGAGACAATTGATATTGACCATCTCACACTACAATTTGAGAGGTGTCACCCAGAGTCATGATCCAGAGATCTTCCCACCATATCCTGAATCTCCTGCTGAAGTAATGAATCGGATTGGGAAGAAAACGCGTCAGCTCACCAAATCAATGTCTGACACAATTGTCCTCGTTGGACATGGTGTGATCAGCAGTGTCGTCGACGGGCTGATTGGCACGACTGCGGGTGCTAATGCACCGTTATGCGGGATAACACGAATCGATCGGGAGCAAAACAATGGGCTAGAAAGCACTGTGATAGTTGAAAAAGGCAATAATTGGCAGCTCAGATGCAGCGGTGATACAACACATCTTGATGCCTGA
- a CDS encoding biotin transporter BioY has translation MSTEAESVELVGEEIIGNIVRAALFATLTGAFAYVSIPNPLSPVPVSLQVLGVFLAGAFLGPFWGSVSMGLYLLSGAVGAPVFAGGSAGIGPLFGYTAGYLWSYPVAATVIGMIVHGRETLHNPDSVGTVRLALALTCGTILIYSLGTIGFALVQNVGLIEAFFLSAIAFIPFEILKIAAAIGIVRSDVAVAA, from the coding sequence ATGTCGACAGAGGCAGAATCTGTTGAACTCGTCGGAGAGGAGATTATCGGTAACATCGTTAGGGCAGCGTTGTTTGCGACGCTTACTGGTGCATTCGCGTATGTATCGATTCCAAATCCACTCTCACCCGTACCTGTCAGCTTGCAGGTTCTTGGTGTATTCCTTGCTGGAGCATTCTTAGGTCCGTTCTGGGGTAGTGTTTCAATGGGATTATATCTCCTATCCGGTGCTGTTGGTGCACCAGTATTTGCTGGTGGAAGTGCTGGAATTGGTCCGTTATTCGGGTATACGGCCGGATATCTTTGGTCATACCCAGTCGCAGCCACGGTTATTGGGATGATTGTGCATGGACGTGAAACACTTCATAATCCTGATTCTGTCGGGACAGTTCGGTTGGCGCTCGCACTAACGTGTGGAACAATCTTAATATATTCTCTTGGAACCATTGGATTTGCACTTGTCCAGAATGTTGGACTCATTGAGGCATTTTTCCTCAGCGCAATTGCATTCATTCCATTCGAGATACTCAAAATCGCAGCAGCAATTGGAATTGTTCGAAGTGATGTAGCGGTTGCTGCATAA
- a CDS encoding energy-coupling factor transporter transmembrane component T family protein produces the protein MIQYDPGTTIIHQLDPRTKLFIQATVAALAFAHTTPRGLIVLSGFAISCVIMSNLSFRRAISAARPALPFLIAAPVVTAIDISSWPPEIVPAAAIGASLASYRVIIIFIIAAVYLHTTPIRQSQAAIQWFVPGRVGRLLALGVSVVFRTLPVIRADIHRVRSAAKARLIQNQTRRERVRIIGTAGLRRTFERADRLTLALQARCLAWNPTLPRLVFGRADGVALIFIIITAMFLLII, from the coding sequence ATGATTCAGTATGATCCAGGTACCACGATTATCCATCAACTTGATCCCCGAACAAAGCTGTTTATTCAGGCTACTGTTGCTGCTTTGGCGTTCGCTCATACGACGCCACGGGGGCTGATTGTGCTTTCAGGCTTTGCGATCAGCTGTGTTATCATGAGTAATCTCTCATTCCGACGTGCTATCAGCGCTGCTCGACCGGCGCTACCATTTTTAATCGCCGCACCGGTTGTGACTGCAATCGATATATCGTCATGGCCTCCAGAAATTGTACCGGCTGCAGCAATTGGTGCATCACTCGCGAGTTATCGGGTAATTATCATTTTTATCATTGCTGCTGTTTATTTACATACAACACCAATTAGACAGTCGCAAGCGGCTATCCAGTGGTTTGTTCCTGGTCGCGTCGGTCGACTACTCGCTTTAGGCGTTTCAGTCGTCTTTCGGACTCTCCCAGTTATTCGTGCTGACATTCACCGTGTTCGATCGGCAGCCAAAGCGCGTCTGATACAGAATCAAACTCGACGTGAGCGCGTTCGGATTATTGGAACTGCTGGATTGCGACGGACATTTGAGCGCGCAGATCGGTTGACACTTGCACTTCAAGCGCGATGTCTCGCATGGAATCCAACGCTTCCACGGCTGGTATTCGGTCGTGCTGATGGAGTCGCACTCATTTTTATAATAATAACCGCTATGTTTCTGCTGATAATATGA